The following nucleotide sequence is from Bacteroidales bacterium.
ATTGCATCGTTATCACCCCGTACTTCGTACGGGGTTACTTTAAATTCAACCACTTCGTGGTTGAGAGGATCTGTCTAGTTGTCAGGCCTCAAAAATACCAATAGTTTCCTGAAGGGAAACAACCATGAATAACCACCCGCTGCAGCAGGTGGAGCATACCCTAGAATATGCTCCAATCAACCCTGAAAGGGTTGAACAATGCGTTATCTAGGATCCCGCATACACCACCAACGCCAGACCTATCAAATAACTCAGAAACATAAATGTCAGCAGGCGATTCACTTTGGCATCGCCTTCCTTGAATTCCTTCCAGGCAAATATGCCCCACAACGCACCGATCATCGGAGCCGACTGACCCAAGCCGTAAGAAATGGCAAAAGAAGCTTCACCGGAGGCAATGATGTTGAATACCGTACCAAGTCCCCAGATCACTCCTCCAAGAATGCCAATCAAATGCACCCTGGAATTGCCCTTGAAATAATCCCTGAACGATACCGGTTCTCCGACAAATGGCTTTTTCATCATAAGCGTATTGAAAAGGAAGTTGCTGACCAATATACCAATGGAAAGCAGAAATATGGCTGCATAAGGTCCAAGCATACCCGGTGTCAGATCAACAAAATTCGTGGAAACGGATTTGGCCCACACGGGATACCAGAAACCCATAAGAAGACCGGCTACCAGACAAAGCAAGAGCCCTTTGGTTGAGACCCTGGCATCCACCTGAGGCAAGCGCTTGTAGGCAATGCCGTCGAAGATGATGGCGGCAATAAGGAAAATCACGCCAATAAAAAGATAAACGGGATCGGCGGTGGGGTTTAGCAGATAATTAAAAAAAGTGCCAAGCACCAGTGCCAAACCAATGGCTATGGGAAAAGCCACCGCCATTCCAGCAATGCCAATGGCAGCCACAAAAAGGATGTTGGCGGCATTGAAGACCACACCACCACCA
It contains:
- a CDS encoding multidrug DMT transporter permease codes for the protein MFVVDSYSVAVIFSIITMLCWGSWANTQKWAGKTWRFELFYWDYVIGILLLSLIFGFTLGSVGEAGRSFVEDLAQASTGSVLWALGGGVVFNAANILFVAAIGIAGMAVAFPIAIGLALVLGTFFNYLLNPTADPVYLFIGVIFLIAAIIFDGIAYKRLPQVDARVSTKGLLLCLVAGLLMGFWYPVWAKSVSTNFVDLTPGMLGPYAAIFLLSIGILVSNFLFNTLMMKKPFVGEPVSFRDYFKGNSRVHLIGILGGVIWGLGTVFNIIASGEASFAISYGLGQSAPMIGALWGIFAWKEFKEGDAKVNRLLTFMFLSYLIGLALVVYAGS